In one window of Helianthus annuus cultivar XRQ/B chromosome 17, HanXRQr2.0-SUNRISE, whole genome shotgun sequence DNA:
- the LOC110920966 gene encoding LEAF RUST 10 DISEASE-RESISTANCE LOCUS RECEPTOR-LIKE PROTEIN KINASE-like 1.5 → MPPLFRLIPPLIFLLTTVTSHLCPPFTTTTPPYPFSTTPGSGHPSFQITCHPPPLSATITINNHHFSLLTYDPTTPTLSLFPHPTPTPTTTKCTTTTTTIPTQPINLSHSPFKPTDSFCSRLSYITPCNPPTTTTLPNCTHCPYLCKITKTPLHLINSCGSHPPPQLTHEGCQPDILGFLDSFLRFGIQVEYQQQDSYFTTCKSCKSLNGTCGYNSTHPNKPFLCLQTTNFKTQKPVHTKRNIRIAMMSLATLVLCMLLIILFTYISRTKKLSPVQDPAVVYLHRHRSASLLPPVYTFEELQQATNNFDPVHKIGDGGFGSVFVGHFEQQNRVFAIKFLHKQNPTSNSVSMKSFCNEILILSSLNHPNLVKLHGYCSDPRGLLLVYEYVPNGTLSDHLHVHRKTCLPWHVRLDIALQIAVAIEYLHFSVVPPIVHRDITSNNIFADKDMRVKVGDFGLSRLLDPGCVWTGPQGTPGYLDPDYYRSFRLTEKSDIYSFGVVLLELVTGMKAVDVNRDKREMTLADMAVGKIQMGLLAEVIDPRLATVDGGAVAAVAELSFRCVAADRDDRPDAKEVVAELRRIKGRTRGGGGGGGSAVGMIRAANSNSVVPDGGPVM, encoded by the coding sequence ATGCCACCACTATTCCGCCTTATTCCACCACTCATCTTCCTTCTAACCACCGTAACATCTCACCTATGCCCACCATTcaccaccactacaccaccaTACCCTTTCTCAACCACCCCTGGCTCCGGCCACCCATCCTTCCAAATCAcatgccacccaccaccactctccgccaccatcaccatcaaCAACCACCACTTCTCTCTCCTCACCTACGACCCCACCACCCCCACCCTCTCCCTCttcccccaccccacccccacccccaccaccactaaatgcaccaccaccaccaccaccatcccaacCCAACCCATAAACCTCTCACACTCACCATTCAAACCCACCGACTCATTCTGCTCTCGCCTCTCTTACATCACCCCTTGcaacccacccaccaccaccaccttacCTAACTGCACCCACTGCCCATACctttgtaaaattaccaaaacacCCCTTCACCTCATCAACTCTTGTGGATCTCATCCTCCTCCACAACTCACCCATGAAGGCTGTCAACCAGACATCCTAGGTTTCCTCGACAGCTTCCTAAGATTCGGAATCCAAGTCGAATATCAACAACAAGATTCTTACTTCACCACCTGCaaatcttgcaaatccttaaacGGAACCTGTGGATACAACTCTACCCACCCCAACAAACCGTTTTTATGCCTTCAAACAACGAACTTCAAAACCCAAAAACCGGTTCACACAAAACGTAACATACGTATAGCTATGATGTCTTTAGCTACATTGGTCTTATGTATGTTACtaattattttatttacatatattTCAAGAACAAAAAAGCTATCACCGGTTCAAGATCCAGCGGTTGTCTACCTCCACAGGCACCGGTCTGCCAGCTTGTTACCACCGGTTTACACTTTCGAAGAGCTTCAACAAGCAACCAACAACTTCGACCCGGTTCACAAAATCGGTGACGGCGGGTTCGGGTCGGTTTTCGTGGGTCATTTTGAACAACAAAACAGGGTTTTCGCTATTAAATTCTTACACAAACAAAATCCCACTTCGAATTCGGTCTCAATGAAGTCTTTTTGTAATGAGATCTTGATATTGTCGTCGTTAAACCACCCGAATTTGGTTAAACTTCATGGGTATTGTAGTGACCCGAGAGGGTTGTTACTTGTGTACGAGTATGTGCCTAATGGAACGCTTTCGGATCATCTGCACGTGCACAGGAAAACGTGTTTACCCTGGCACGTGCGGCTGGATATCGCGTTACAGATCGCTGTTGCGATCGAGTACCTTCATTTTTCGGTCGTTCCGCCGATTGTTCATAGAGACATTACGTCGAACAACATATTTGCGGACAAGGATATGCGTGTTAAAGTTGGGGATTTCGGGTTATCAAGGTTGTTGGATCCGGGTTGTGTGTGGACCGGTCCGCAAGGGACTCCTGGGTACTTGGATCCGGATTATTACCGGTCGTTCCGGTTGACCGAAAAGAGTGATATTTATAGTTTTGGAGTGGTATTATTGGAATTGGTTACCGGGATGAAAGCGGTTGATGTGAATAGAGATAAGAGGGAGATGACGTTGGCGGATATGGCGGTGGGGAAGATTCAGATGGGGTTGTTGGCGGAGGTGATTGATCCGAGGTTAGCTACGGTGGATGGTGGTGCTGTCGCGGCGGTGGCGGAGCTTTCGTTTCGGTGTGTGGCAGCCGATAGGGATGATCGGCCCGATGCGAAAGAAGTGGTGGCGGAGTTGAGGAGGATTAAGGGACGTACacgtggcggtggtggtggtggtggttcggCGGTGGGGATGATTAGGGCAGCGAATTCGAATAGTGTTGTTCCGGATGGCGGGCCGGTTATGTAA
- the LOC110926227 gene encoding dnaJ homolog subfamily B member 4 — protein sequence MGVDYYNILKVNRTVTDEDLKKSYKKLAMKWHPDKNIASSTDDKVAESKFKQISEAYYVLSDPKKRQIYDMYGEEGLKSGVYDESMLSPTVSSGTNKSRSGARFRFDPRDADEIFAEFFYGSEGRVSDGVLKSEKKKMSEKTKSERKAETVENKLSCSLEELYRGSKRKMQISRIVLDDNGKPGTLEEILTIHIKPGWKKGTKITFPEKGNQEPGAAAGDLIFVIDEKPHDTFKRDGNDLVFTKRITLLEALTGKTIKVTTLDGRNLVIPITDIIKPGHEEVIQNEGMPISKEPGKKGNLRIKIDIKFPSRLTGEQKLDLKRVLGAGRVVVED from the exons ATGGGCGTCGATTACTACAACATCCTGAAAGTGAATCGAACTGTAACCGATGAAGATCTGAAGAAATCATACAAAAAACTCGCGATGAAATGGCATCCAGACAAGAACATCGCATCATCAACCGATGATAAAGTCGCTGAATCGAAGTTTAAACAGATCTCCGAAGCGTATTACGTTCTATCGGATCCGAAAAAGCGTCAGATCTATGATATGTACGGTGAAGAAGGTTTGAAATCTGGAGTTTATGATGAATCGATGTTGTCACCGACGGTTTCTAGTGGTACGAATAAGAGTAGATCTGGTGCGAGGTTTAGGTTTGATCCGAGAGATGCAGATGAGATATTTGCGGAGTTTTTTTACGGATCGGAAGGTAGGGTTTCGGATGGAGTTTTGAAGAGTGagaagaagaagatgagtgaGAAGACGAAGAGTGAGAGGAAGGCGGAGACGGTGGAGAATAAGTTGAGTTGTAGTTTGGAGGAGTTGTATAGAGGATCCAAGAGGAAAATGCAGATTTCGAGGATTGTGCTTGATGATAACGG AAAACCCGGGACTCTGGAAGAAATCCTAACAATACACATCAAACCAGGCTGGAAAAAAGGAACGAAAATCACATTCCCCGAGAAAGGAAACCAAGAACCCGGAGCAGCCGCAGGCGACCTAATATTCGTAATCGACGAAAAGCCACACGACACATTCAAACGGGACGGTAACGATTTAGTTTTCACAAAAAGAATCACTCTCTTAGAAGCTCTGACCGGAAAAACAATCAAGGTGACGACATTAGACGGTAGAAATCTCGTGATTCCGATCACCGACATCATCAAACCGGGCCACGAAGAAGTGATTCAAAACGAAGGGATGCCGATTTCGAAAGAACCCGGGAAGAAAGGTAACTTGAGGATCAAGATTGATATTAAGTTTCCGTCGAGATTAACGGGTGAACAGAAATTGGATCTTAAACGGGTTTTGGGTGCCGGAAGAGTTGTTGTCGAAGACTAG
- the LOC110926226 gene encoding uncharacterized protein LOC110926226: MASATASSDVTDGPVLTLINKRIRNLKKKLNRISQLEDSINQGKSAIKNKEQEELLKSKPSIVAAVDELEKFRQPLSIAVDEEITLAVKRFQSGASVNNTTDVSSGNGGVTETITETLGNGGETETVTVTDAETVTETLGTEDDVVVTPAEAIEDLLKLIYFGSMFDVKSQSDFNSIMLTKTHERNCCLTYDYVTDDDNAVMLGESDLDLISKMCSLLVSRPVDSSFSHQNALQRCVEHAKLWVAKSEERIDSNSTVTYASLREKLTKIIGSDYFKITPEMKAPAVVAAEAAGNYAFQVPVQVESTDAPHEQMEDNSTDFQRNETQENQSIPVEVSPEHEPEAENSIETQVHVEQGEENAAGTEYKEQYAPRRSYHNQRGGGRNGGRSGGRGYGGGRGGRSGGRGGLYQNGRNQYYEQPGNYYPSNQRNYYGGRGRGGRGNGGGGNGYNHHASGVEVAES, encoded by the exons ATGGCGTCAGCCACCGCTTCATCCGACGTTACCGACGGACCAGTCCTCACTCTAATCAACAAACGCATCCGCAACCTGAAGAAAAAACTCAACCGTATTTCTCAGCTCGAAGACTCCATCAATCAAGGTAAATCCGCCATCAAAAACAAAGAACAAGAAGAGTTACTCAAATCCAAACCGTCGATCGTTGCCGCCGTTGACGAGCTCGAGAAGTTCCGGCAGCCGTTGTCCATCGCCGTCGATGAAGAGATCACTCTCGCCGTCAAGCGGTTTCAATCCGGAGCGTCTGTTAACAACACGACGGACGTTAGTTCCGGTAACGGAGGTGTAACGGAAACCATAACTGAAACCCTAGGTAACGGCGGTGAAACTGAAACTGTAACTGTAACCGATGCTGAAACTGTAACTGAAACCCTAGGTACTGAGGATGACGTTGTGGTGACGCCAGCTGAGGCGATTGAGGATTTGTTGAAGTTGATTTACTTTGGGAGTATGTTTGATGTGAAAAGTCAAAGTGATTTTAATTCGATTATGTTGACGAAGACTCACGAGAGGAACTGTTGTTTGACTTATGATTATGTGACGGATGATGATAATGCTGTGATGTTAGGGGAGAGTGATTTGGATTTGATATCGAAGATGTGTAGTTTGTTGGTTTCGAGACCGGTTGATTCGAGTTTTTCGCATCAGAATGCGTTGCAGAGATGTGTTGAGCATGCGAAGCTTTGGGTTGCTAAGTCGGAAGAGCGGATTGATTCGAATTCGACGGTTACTT atgctTCGTTAAGAGAGAAGTTGACGAAGATTATTGGATCGGATTATTTTAAAATAACGCCGGAGATGAAAGCGCCTGCAGTTgttgctgctgaagctgctggaAATTATGCTTTCCAGGTCCCTGTGCAGGTGGAAAGCACAGATGCTCCACATGAACAAATG GAAGATAACTCCACTGATTTTCAAAGAAACGAGACTCAAGAAAACCAGTCTATTCCAGTTGAAGTTTCTCCTGAG CATGAACCAGAAGCCGAAAACTCCATAGAAACTCAAGTTCACGTGGAACAAGGCGAAGAAAATGCAGCTGGTACAGAGTACAAGGAACAGTATGCACCTCGAAGATCCTATCACAACCAAAGAGGCGGTGGCCGCAACGGTGGTAGAAGTGGCGGAAGAGGTTATGGAGGTGGGCGTGGTGGTCGAAGTGGCGGCAGAGGTGGATTGTACCAGAATGGACGTAACCAATACTATGAGCAACCAGGAAATTACTACCCAAGTAACCAAAGGAACTATTATGGCGGTAGGGGAAGAGGCGGCAGGGGTAATGGTGGTGGCGGCAATGGCTACAACCACCACGCTTCTGGAGTTGAAGTTGCAGAATCTTAA